ATCACGCCGTCAAGAATGCCTTCGGCAACGAGGGCGTCAGCATCGACTACGATGCAGTCCCCGCAGTCGTGTTCACCAGCCCCGAAGTCGCCGCCGTCGGGACGACCGAACTCGAGTATATGGACGAGCACGGCACCTGTTCGTGCCGGACCGTCCAGATGGCGGACGTGCCGCGGGCGAAAGCCGTGAAGAATACTGACGGCCTCGTCCAGGTCGTCAAACACCACGAGACCGACGAAATCGTCGGTGTCCACATGGTCGGGCCGCGTGCCGCCGACATGATTATGGAAGCCACGCTGGCTGTGAGGTTCGGACTGACCGTCGACGACATCATCGATACTGTCCACCCGTTCCCGACGTTCTCCGAGGCGTTCAAGCAGGCCTGTCAGGCGTTCCGTCGGGATACGTCCAAAATGAGCTGCTGTATCGAGTGAGGTCAGTCGTCGGTCGAGAACACGTCCTCGAGCGTGCCGCTCTCGCCCAGTTCGATGAGGGCACGGTTCAAAAGTTCGCGAACGATGAACTCCTCGTAGTGCTGGGTATCGCAGTATTCACAGGGTTTCATCTCGCGGGCGACCGCCTCGATCTCAGTACCGTGGTCCGCGTACAACGTCTCGATGAGGGATGTCAGCTCCTCGGATGCGGTGGACTGCGCCCCTGCAAGGGTTTCGTCGGCACCCTCCGGGAGCTCGTACGAGAAGACTCGCGTGTTCGACTTGTAGTACTTCCGCGTCCCCCCACCAGCTTCCTCGAGACGGGCGATCTCAACCATCCCCGCGTCCTTCAGGACATTCACGTGGTGGCGGACCGTTGTTTCCGCCTTCTCCTCGCCGCGACGATGCAGTTCGTCGTGAATCTCCTCGATCGTCAGTTCATCGGTCGCGAGCATATCGAGGATCTTCGCCCGGACGTCGTTCTCCAGCGCCTTCGCTTTTTCCGGGTCTGTCGTCACGACTTCGCGGATCGGCACATCAGATTCGAGGAGCGCCATTCTTGTGAGGAGATAGGCGAACAACGACAGTAAGAGTAACGCCACTCTCCCGACATCGGTATTAGGACTTTGATACCGCTATAATTATTGTCGTAATGATTTTCCGCGTCGCGCGATAACCACCACTCACGATGGGAACGACACACGAACAATTCAACGTCGGGGGAATGTCCTGCTCGTTCTGTGCCGAGAGCATCGAGAAGGCCTACGCCCGGACCGACGGCGTCGAGGACGTCGACGTGAGTCTCGCCCACGAGGAGGTACTCGTCCAGTACGACGATGACCGCCTGAGCGAGGTGGCGGTGAAGGACACACTCCGGGACCTCGGCTACACCATCCGAGATCCGGACAAGGCAAAACGATACGAGCAGCAGCAGGCCGAACTCACCGACGGGAAGCGGCGTCTCCTCATCGCTGGCGGCGCATCTCTCGTTGTCGCAGCCCTGATGGGGTGGATGATTCTCGTAATGGGACGCTTCGAGTCGGCATCGCTCGCGATGGACCTGGTGACGCTGGGGCTAGCGCTCGGGACGATGTTCGGTCCCGGGCGCTACATCAAACAGAAGGCGTTCCAGAGCCTTCGTCGGAGGATCTTCAACCAGCACGTCCTCCTAGAAGCGGGCGCCTTCGCCGGGCTCCTCGGGGGGTTACTCGGCCTGTTTGTCTTCCCGAGCTTCCCGACCGTCCACTTCTTCGCCGTCGCCGTGTTCATCACCACCTACCACATCCTCTCGGAGTACACCAGCCTCATCGTCCGCACGCGGGCTTCCCAAGCCGTCCAAGGCCTTCTCGACCTCCAGCCCGACACGGCACGCCGCGTCAGTGATGACGGTGACGTCGAGGAAGTCCCCCTCGACGACCTCAACGTCGGCGACTACGTCCGGGTCAAGCCTGGCGAGAACATCCCCGTCGATGGGATGGTCGTCGAGGGAGAGTCCACGGTCGACGAGTCGGTTGCCACCGGTGAGTCCATCCCCGAGGAGAAAACGGTCGGCGACACGGTGATCGGTGGCAGCGTCAACGAGACCGGGACGCTGCTTATCGAGGTGACTGCAACCGGGGAGGACGCGTTCCTGAATCAGGTGGCACGCGAGATCGAGGAGGCGCGGGCGATGAAACCCGGCATTATCCAGCTCGCCGACCGCGTCCTCAAGTACTTCGTCCCAGGCGTCTTGACGATTGCCGCGCTCTCGTTCCTCTTCTGGGTGGTCGCACCGCTCGCGTGGGGGGCAGACCCCAATGTCCAGCGAGGGGCGTTCGCAGCGCTGGCGGTCCTCGTCCTCGGCTATCCGTGTGCGCTTGGGATGGCAACACCGCTCGCCCTGATTCGGGGTGGCGGGAAGGCAGCGAACCGTGGCATCTTGATGCGCTCCGGCGACGCCTTCCAGATTTTCCCCGACGTCGACCACATCGTGCTGGACAAGACCGGCACGATCACCGTCGGCGAACCCGCCGTCAGTGCGGTCGTCGGGTTCAACGCCGACGAGGAAGACGTACTCGCGACGGCGGCCAGCGCGGAGGCCTTCTCCGAACACCCGCTCGCCGATGCGATCCTCGAGTTCGCTGACGAGCGAGATGTCGAGTACGCGGATCCCGACGTCTTTGACTCGGTGACCGGCAAGGGCGTCCGAGCGATCGTCGGCAGCGACGACGTGTTGGTCGGGAAACCCGGATGGCTCAGCGATGAGGGGATTGACCTTTCGAAGAGGAGCGACGATATTGAGCGACTTCAGGGCCGCGGCCTCACCGTTGCCGGAGTTGTTCGTCACGGTGACCTACTCGGCCTGATCGGCATCGGTGACGAAATCAAAGCAGACGCCGCCGAGACCATCCGGCGGATTCGCGACGCCGGCATTACGCCCGTGATGATCACCGGGGACAACGAGCGCACCGCGAACGCGGTCGCCGAGGAGGTCAGTATCGACCGCGTCATGGCCGACGTGTTGCCCGACGAGAAACGCGAGGAGATCGGTCGCCTGCAGGAAGCCGGCCACCGCGTGGCGATGGTCGGCGACGGCATCAACGACGCGCCGGCACTCACACAGGCGGACATCGGCATCGCCATCGGCGCCGGGACCGACATCGCCATCGAATCGGCGGACATCGTCCTGATGGGTGACCGGCTCGGCGGCGTGATGGACGCCTATGAGATCGGGAACGAGAGCTATCGAAAGACTCGCCAGAATCTCGTGACGGCCTTTGCGTTCAACGGCATCGGCGTCGCCGCCGCGACCACGGGGCTCGTTCACCCGGTGTTCGCGATGCTTGCGATGGTGTTGTCCGTCTCGGCCGTCCTCGCCAACAGCTTCGCTGGTCAGCTCCTCTCCGGTGAGGGTGTCAACACCGAATTCGCTCTCAAAGAACGCACCGACGGCGAGCGTGGAGACGGCCGAGTGACAGCCGATTAAGCCTTTACGTCATAGCCAGCCTGTTCGATTGCCGCGTTCACGTCGTCGTCTGAGACTCCATCCTTGAGGACGACGTCGACCGTGTCAGCGTCGTGGTCGGCCTCGACCCGATTTACACCATCGAGGTTTCGCAGGGCGGTCTCCACGTTCTGTTCGCACCCGTTGCACGACATCCCGATGACGGCGATCGTCTTTCGCTCCATACGGGCCTGTAAACACTCGCGGGGGATGACCATTACGGTAACTGTTGTATCGGTTTTATCTCTATTAGAGGCGGGGCGTCATCGTCCGGAGAGTTGTTTGTGTCGGCCCCAAAGGGGTGGAGGCTCTTCGAGAGGAGGGGACCACTGACGACGAAGAGTAAGTCCTGTCCTTAACCAACAATCCCCGCATAAGTTTCCCTGTTGTTGGTTAACAGACTGTACCTCGGTTTGTCAGGCCCCCAGAAGGGGCGCGGGGCGGCCAACAGCGGCCTCGTAACTCCAATCATGTCCCTCGAGCTGAGCTCCAGCGCCAGCACGGCGAGCGACATCGCTGCCGCCAGACAAGCCGACATCGTGGCGTTCCTCCATCGAGCGCCGTTCACTCTGGATGCCTATGAGCTCGGTTTCCTTCCCGGCTTTCGGGAGGACTGCGGGTATCAGGAGACCCAATATCAGAATCTCACCCTCCCCGTCGGGATGCTCGACAACGACTTCCAGAACCCCGATCTGGATCGATTCGTCGAGCGGTTCTTCGAGTACGAGCCACAGGTCGGTGTCATCGGCGACATCTACGAACCTACTGACGTTGACGCCCACATCGCTGCTGCTCGTGAGATTCAGGACAGCTTTCCCGATGCCGAGGTCATCATCGTCCCGAAATCCCAAGCGGTGATTGACACGATCCCAGATGATATCATCCTCGGCTATTCGCGAGGGTACGCCGATCGCCTGGCGCACGAGTTCTCCGACCCAACCGATTGGAGAGGGCGGCGCGTCCACATCCTCGGTGGGAGTCCGCCCAAGCAGCTCGACGCCATTCGACAGCTGACCAGGCCGACACTCACCGACGAGCCACCAGCCGACATCGTCGGCCTCGATTGGAACGGGCTGCATCGCGGCGCGCAGTTCGGGGAGTTCTGGACGGCTGACGGCTGGGATGATAGCGGTCGTGACGCCTCCCACGTCACAGTTCGGAAGACGGTGCGACACAGTCTCGCCCGCATCAAGGCCTTCTGGCAGTCCCACGGCGTCTGGCCTGACTCAGCGCCACATAGCGACATCCTCGAAATCGAGTACGAGGGGCCGTCACCAACCGACCTCGATAGTGCTGCGTGTACCGAATGTGAAGCGAACGTCTGGACGACTCGGCGCGGTCCCTTCATCGCGGAGTATGATACCGGCGTGCTCTGTGGCTACTGCAGCTACGAGTGCTACTTCTCGCATCGCCATCGGAACAACCTCGAGGAGATCGCCGGCGAGCAGAGCGTGTACATTCCACCGGCGTGACGCTACGAGTGGTTTTTCGCGCCCCGGAGGGGGCGAGGGCTCGATCCAAAAAGTCCTCCGAGAAGGTGATTTTCCGTGAGTCAACAACAGCGTCCGAACGATGTCTCGATCGACGATATTCCAGTCGACGTATCGAACACCCAATCAGGCGAGGTCGACCCCGCTGAGGTACCCGAGGAAATCCGATCGATCACTCGTGGACTCGCAAGCGAGCAACCGCCGACGAATCCGCTCGTCGTCCTGAAGGCCGCCCGCTGGTGGTATATACATGGCAAGGGCGGAACCGATCCCGCGTTCCAGTGGGCGATCGAGTGGGTTCGACACCTCGCGACGGACACGCCGAGCGATGTCGACCAGTTCGACGCGTTCCTCGAGTACCTCGTCACGGTCGGCTTCGCTGACGAGAAAGCAGCGCTCCGATAGCAGCCCCGATCTAAACCCCCCGAAGTCGCGCCGATGTTTATCGTGCGCCCCCGAGGGGCGCGGCGCGTCCTGACTT
The sequence above is a segment of the Halobaculum roseum genome. Coding sequences within it:
- a CDS encoding heavy metal translocating P-type ATPase → MGTTHEQFNVGGMSCSFCAESIEKAYARTDGVEDVDVSLAHEEVLVQYDDDRLSEVAVKDTLRDLGYTIRDPDKAKRYEQQQAELTDGKRRLLIAGGASLVVAALMGWMILVMGRFESASLAMDLVTLGLALGTMFGPGRYIKQKAFQSLRRRIFNQHVLLEAGAFAGLLGGLLGLFVFPSFPTVHFFAVAVFITTYHILSEYTSLIVRTRASQAVQGLLDLQPDTARRVSDDGDVEEVPLDDLNVGDYVRVKPGENIPVDGMVVEGESTVDESVATGESIPEEKTVGDTVIGGSVNETGTLLIEVTATGEDAFLNQVAREIEEARAMKPGIIQLADRVLKYFVPGVLTIAALSFLFWVVAPLAWGADPNVQRGAFAALAVLVLGYPCALGMATPLALIRGGGKAANRGILMRSGDAFQIFPDVDHIVLDKTGTITVGEPAVSAVVGFNADEEDVLATAASAEAFSEHPLADAILEFADERDVEYADPDVFDSVTGKGVRAIVGSDDVLVGKPGWLSDEGIDLSKRSDDIERLQGRGLTVAGVVRHGDLLGLIGIGDEIKADAAETIRRIRDAGITPVMITGDNERTANAVAEEVSIDRVMADVLPDEKREEIGRLQEAGHRVAMVGDGINDAPALTQADIGIAIGAGTDIAIESADIVLMGDRLGGVMDAYEIGNESYRKTRQNLVTAFAFNGIGVAAATTGLVHPVFAMLAMVLSVSAVLANSFAGQLLSGEGVNTEFALKERTDGERGDGRVTAD
- a CDS encoding DUF6610 family protein; translation: MSLELSSSASTASDIAAARQADIVAFLHRAPFTLDAYELGFLPGFREDCGYQETQYQNLTLPVGMLDNDFQNPDLDRFVERFFEYEPQVGVIGDIYEPTDVDAHIAAAREIQDSFPDAEVIIVPKSQAVIDTIPDDIILGYSRGYADRLAHEFSDPTDWRGRRVHILGGSPPKQLDAIRQLTRPTLTDEPPADIVGLDWNGLHRGAQFGEFWTADGWDDSGRDASHVTVRKTVRHSLARIKAFWQSHGVWPDSAPHSDILEIEYEGPSPTDLDSAACTECEANVWTTRRGPFIAEYDTGVLCGYCSYECYFSHRHRNNLEEIAGEQSVYIPPA
- a CDS encoding ArsR/SmtB family transcription factor — translated: MALLESDVPIREVVTTDPEKAKALENDVRAKILDMLATDELTIEEIHDELHRRGEEKAETTVRHHVNVLKDAGMVEIARLEEAGGGTRKYYKSNTRVFSYELPEGADETLAGAQSTASEELTSLIETLYADHGTEIEAVAREMKPCEYCDTQHYEEFIVRELLNRALIELGESGTLEDVFSTDD
- a CDS encoding heavy-metal-associated domain-containing protein — its product is MERKTIAVIGMSCNGCEQNVETALRNLDGVNRVEADHDADTVDVVLKDGVSDDDVNAAIEQAGYDVKA